A stretch of Stenotrophomonas indicatrix DNA encodes these proteins:
- a CDS encoding TonB-dependent receptor, which yields MLNHKRSALSIALAVVLTPSLAAAQSTQSTATPPTGTAATNLDTVQVTGIRRGIESAIATKQDATSVVEAISAEDIGKLPDVSIAESISRLPGLAAQRVAGRAQVISVRGLSPDFATTLLNGREVVSTGDNRGVEFDQYPSELVNGVTVYKTPDAALVGQGLSGTIDMQTARPLSFPDRVIAVSGRYQKSSLGRAADTDPYGNRFSASYIDQFLDKTLGIAIGYAHSDMPIQENQVGLYEPWTTEHTTNGNRPGVAAGTYFTDGIKALRRTGNNKRDGVMATIQFRPNNSWTSTFDAFHTEAEQIDTANQFELNLSNYNGNYTPGLLVSNPQVNANGTFTGGTASGVYPLVRGMYNKRKDKIDAFGWNNEFTFGSVKLVADLNYSKATRDELNLENNLQLTPMPQLDTVGVQFRQDGFSQISPGLDYSNPDALFLTNTIYGSGYGKVPKVEDRLKGGKLAATIALPEAMASWAPDLDIGVNYADRRKVKTQSEGNILLGAQGDANIASDLQYRPVNLGFAGLGTIPAWNVPGAVGRYMTFNPVDNLDYLIPKSWTVQEKITTAWARLNINTDIGVVGVRGNIGVQMQHTDQSSDSRYWDSSQAAGNNIQPYSDGRKYNDWLPSLNLAFMFPHEQTLRFAAAKQVARPRVDQMRAGLEFGVDTGTGRPGGSGGNPLLDPWRATALDLSYEKYFGEKAYVAAAIFYKDLKSYVYTQSVDNYDFTGLLGDYVPPPGMVVPVLPTGTFSTPVNGKGGTLKGLELTASFPLEMLTDSLRGFGVQASATFNKSDIQILDPESASSVGTDPISLPGLSKRVYNFTAYYERSGFEARVSQRRRSDFIGEIGNFNGNRTLRYVVGENVTDAQVSYTFSDSSSLRGLTLLLQGSNLTNEPYRTYAGTKDRPLEYIEWGRTYMLGVNYKF from the coding sequence ATGTTGAACCACAAGCGCAGTGCGCTGAGCATCGCGTTGGCCGTCGTACTGACGCCATCGCTGGCAGCAGCGCAGTCCACGCAGAGCACGGCAACCCCGCCAACCGGCACCGCCGCCACCAACCTGGACACCGTGCAGGTCACCGGCATCCGTCGCGGCATCGAAAGCGCCATCGCCACCAAGCAGGACGCCACCTCGGTGGTCGAAGCCATCTCCGCCGAGGACATCGGCAAGCTGCCCGACGTCAGCATCGCCGAATCGATCTCGCGCCTGCCTGGCCTTGCCGCACAGCGTGTGGCCGGTCGTGCGCAGGTGATCAGCGTGCGCGGCCTGTCGCCGGATTTCGCCACCACCCTGCTCAACGGGCGTGAAGTGGTCAGCACCGGCGACAACCGCGGCGTCGAGTTCGACCAGTATCCGTCCGAGCTGGTCAACGGCGTGACCGTGTACAAGACCCCCGATGCAGCGCTGGTCGGCCAGGGCCTGTCGGGCACCATCGACATGCAGACCGCACGTCCGCTCAGCTTCCCCGACCGCGTCATCGCCGTCAGCGGCCGCTACCAGAAGAGCTCGTTGGGCCGCGCCGCCGACACCGACCCGTACGGCAACCGCTTCAGCGCCAGCTACATCGACCAGTTCCTGGACAAGACCCTCGGCATCGCCATCGGCTACGCGCACAGCGACATGCCGATCCAGGAAAACCAGGTGGGCCTGTACGAGCCGTGGACCACCGAGCACACCACCAACGGCAACCGCCCCGGTGTTGCCGCTGGCACCTACTTCACCGACGGCATCAAGGCGCTGCGCCGCACCGGCAACAACAAGCGCGACGGTGTGATGGCCACGATCCAGTTCCGGCCGAACAACAGCTGGACCAGCACCTTCGACGCGTTCCACACCGAAGCAGAGCAGATCGACACCGCCAACCAGTTCGAGCTCAACCTCAGCAACTACAACGGCAACTACACCCCGGGCCTGCTGGTCAGCAACCCGCAGGTCAATGCCAATGGCACCTTCACCGGTGGCACCGCCAGTGGCGTGTACCCGCTGGTGCGCGGCATGTACAACAAGCGCAAGGACAAGATCGATGCGTTCGGCTGGAACAACGAGTTCACCTTCGGCAGCGTCAAGCTGGTCGCTGACCTGAACTATTCCAAGGCCACCCGCGACGAACTGAACCTGGAAAACAACCTGCAGCTGACCCCGATGCCGCAGCTGGATACGGTCGGTGTGCAGTTCCGCCAGGATGGCTTCTCGCAGATCAGCCCGGGCCTGGACTACTCCAACCCGGACGCGCTGTTCCTGACCAACACCATCTACGGTTCTGGTTACGGCAAGGTGCCGAAGGTGGAAGACCGCCTGAAGGGTGGCAAGCTGGCCGCGACCATCGCCCTGCCCGAAGCAATGGCGTCGTGGGCGCCGGATCTGGATATCGGCGTGAACTATGCCGACCGCCGCAAGGTGAAGACCCAGTCCGAAGGCAACATCCTGCTGGGCGCGCAGGGCGATGCCAACATCGCATCGGATCTGCAGTACCGCCCGGTCAACCTCGGCTTCGCCGGCCTGGGCACCATCCCGGCCTGGAACGTGCCTGGCGCGGTCGGTCGCTACATGACCTTCAATCCGGTCGACAACCTGGACTACCTGATTCCCAAGTCGTGGACGGTGCAGGAAAAGATCACCACCGCCTGGGCGCGCCTGAACATCAACACCGACATCGGCGTAGTGGGCGTACGCGGCAATATCGGCGTGCAGATGCAGCACACCGACCAGAGCTCGGACTCGCGCTACTGGGACAGCTCGCAGGCGGCCGGCAACAACATCCAGCCCTACTCGGACGGCCGCAAGTACAACGACTGGCTGCCCAGCTTGAACCTGGCCTTCATGTTCCCGCATGAGCAGACCCTGCGTTTTGCCGCAGCCAAGCAGGTCGCGCGCCCGCGCGTGGACCAGATGCGCGCGGGCCTGGAGTTCGGCGTGGATACCGGTACCGGTCGCCCCGGCGGCAGTGGCGGCAACCCGTTGCTGGACCCGTGGCGCGCCACCGCGCTGGACCTGTCCTATGAGAAGTACTTCGGCGAGAAGGCCTACGTGGCCGCCGCGATCTTCTACAAGGACCTGAAGAGCTACGTCTACACCCAGTCGGTGGACAACTACGACTTCACCGGCCTGCTGGGCGACTATGTGCCGCCGCCGGGCATGGTGGTGCCGGTGCTGCCGACCGGCACGTTCTCGACTCCGGTGAACGGCAAGGGTGGCACCCTGAAGGGCCTGGAGCTGACCGCGTCGTTCCCGCTGGAAATGCTGACCGACAGCCTGCGTGGCTTCGGCGTGCAGGCCAGCGCGACCTTCAACAAGAGCGACATCCAGATCCTGGATCCGGAAAGCGCGTCCAGCGTGGGCACCGACCCGATCAGCCTGCCCGGCCTGTCCAAGCGCGTGTACAACTTCACTGCCTACTACGAGCGTAGTGGCTTTGAAGCACGCGTGAGCCAGCGCCGCCGTTCGGACTTCATCGGCGAGATCGGCAACTTCAACGGCAACCGCACCCTGCGCTATGTCGTGGGCGAGAACGTGACCGATGCGCAGGTCAGCTACACCTTCAGCGACAGCAGCAGCCTGCGTGGGCTGACCCTGCTGCTGCAGGGAAGCAACCTGACCAACGAGCCGTACCGCACCTACGCCGGCACCAAGGATCGCCCGCTGGAGTACATCGAGTGGGGCCGCACCTACATGCTGGGCGTGAACTACAAGTTCTGA
- a CDS encoding glycoside hydrolase family 97 protein, producing the protein MPTSPTTVRAVFAHAFGLALLGWATLAQAAPQIASVESPDKVLKVSLVLDGGTARYRVERLGQTVVADSKLGFELRDGRLDRDFSLLAQERRSVDDSWEQPWGERRLTRNHFNELTVHLAESTGSKRRLDLVFRVYDDGLGFRYVFPEQPNLREAIIDDELTEFAIAPESTAWWIPAGEPIHYEYLYQRTPLREVPLVHTPMTLRSHDGLHVAIHEAALVDYAGMWLRRTEGQRLRAQLSPAAEGWKVRRALPFATPWRTLQIADRAGGLVESDLILNLNEPNALGDVSWVKPAKYLGVWWSMHLDEESWATGPKHAATTAKTRKVIDFAAAHGFRGVLVEGWNPGWDGNWVGNGYDFDFTRATPDFDIESLSAYGLKKGVHLVGHHETGCAIEHYEDQLGAALDLYARLGVDQFKTGYVCDDGQVDRRNPAGGPLWREWHDGQFMARHHLKVVQEAARRHLSVNPHEPIKDTGLRRTYPNWISREGARGMEYNAWGQPPNPPEHEVNLVFTRMLAGPMDYTPGILSLKGRHGQAIPSTLARQLALYVVLYSPIQMAADLPEHYLQHREAFRFIEDVAVDWEQSRVLDGEVGDYVTIVRRDRNSRDWFLGSITDENGRVLPVSLGFLEPGVRYRAEVYRDGDGADFRSSPFAFKRETRVVSSTDSLTLVLAPGGGQAIRFTPL; encoded by the coding sequence ATGCCGACTTCACCCACAACGGTACGCGCAGTGTTCGCGCACGCTTTCGGCCTGGCCCTGCTGGGATGGGCCACGCTGGCACAGGCGGCACCGCAGATCGCCAGCGTCGAATCACCGGACAAGGTGCTGAAGGTCAGCCTGGTGCTGGACGGCGGTACCGCGCGCTACCGCGTCGAGCGCCTCGGCCAGACCGTGGTGGCCGATTCGAAGCTGGGTTTTGAACTGCGCGATGGTCGCCTCGACCGCGACTTCAGCCTGCTGGCGCAGGAACGGCGCAGTGTCGATGACAGCTGGGAACAGCCCTGGGGCGAGCGCCGGCTCACCCGCAACCACTTCAACGAACTGACCGTGCACCTGGCCGAAAGCACCGGCAGCAAGCGCCGGCTGGACCTGGTGTTCCGCGTCTACGACGACGGCCTGGGCTTCCGTTACGTATTCCCCGAGCAACCGAACCTGCGCGAAGCGATCATCGATGACGAGCTGACCGAGTTCGCCATCGCGCCGGAGTCCACCGCATGGTGGATACCTGCGGGCGAGCCGATCCATTACGAATACCTGTACCAGCGCACCCCGCTGCGCGAAGTGCCGCTGGTGCACACGCCGATGACCCTGCGCAGCCACGACGGCCTGCACGTGGCCATCCATGAGGCGGCACTGGTCGACTACGCGGGCATGTGGCTGCGCCGCACCGAGGGCCAGCGCCTGCGCGCCCAGCTTTCGCCTGCGGCCGAAGGCTGGAAGGTGCGCCGCGCCCTGCCCTTCGCCACGCCATGGCGCACCCTGCAGATCGCCGACCGTGCCGGCGGCCTGGTCGAGTCCGACCTGATCCTCAACCTCAACGAGCCCAATGCGCTGGGCGATGTGAGCTGGGTGAAACCGGCCAAGTATCTGGGCGTGTGGTGGTCGATGCACCTGGATGAGGAGAGCTGGGCCACCGGACCGAAGCATGCGGCCACCACTGCAAAGACGCGGAAGGTGATCGATTTCGCCGCCGCGCACGGTTTCCGTGGTGTGCTGGTGGAAGGCTGGAATCCAGGCTGGGACGGCAACTGGGTCGGCAACGGTTACGACTTCGACTTCACCCGCGCCACGCCGGATTTCGACATCGAATCATTGTCGGCGTACGGGCTGAAGAAGGGCGTGCACCTGGTCGGCCACCATGAAACCGGCTGCGCGATCGAACACTACGAAGACCAGCTGGGTGCTGCGCTGGATCTGTATGCGCGGCTGGGCGTGGACCAGTTCAAGACCGGCTACGTCTGCGACGACGGCCAGGTTGATCGCCGCAATCCGGCCGGCGGCCCGCTGTGGCGCGAGTGGCACGACGGGCAGTTCATGGCCCGCCATCACCTGAAGGTGGTGCAGGAAGCCGCCCGTCGGCACCTGTCGGTGAACCCGCACGAGCCGATCAAGGACACCGGCCTGCGCCGCACCTACCCGAACTGGATTTCCCGCGAAGGCGCACGTGGCATGGAATACAACGCCTGGGGCCAGCCACCGAACCCGCCCGAGCATGAGGTCAACCTGGTGTTCACCCGCATGCTGGCCGGGCCGATGGACTACACGCCCGGCATCCTCAGCCTGAAGGGCCGCCACGGCCAGGCCATTCCCAGCACGCTGGCCCGCCAGCTGGCCCTGTATGTGGTGCTGTACAGCCCGATCCAGATGGCTGCCGACCTGCCCGAGCACTACCTGCAGCACCGCGAAGCGTTCCGCTTCATCGAGGACGTGGCGGTGGACTGGGAGCAGAGCCGCGTGCTCGATGGCGAGGTCGGCGACTACGTGACGATCGTGCGCCGCGACCGCAACAGCCGTGACTGGTTCCTGGGCAGCATCACCGACGAGAACGGCCGCGTGCTGCCGGTGTCGCTGGGTTTCCTGGAGCCGGGCGTGCGCTACCGCGCCGAGGTCTACCGCGATGGCGATGGCGCGGATTTCCGCAGCAGTCCCTTCGCCTTCAAGCGCGAAACACGCGTGGTCAGCAGCACCGATTCACTCACCCTGGTGCTGGCGCCGGGCGGCGGACAGGCCATCCGCTTCACCCCGCTGTGA
- a CDS encoding Six-hairpin glycosidase-like protein, whose translation MLKIICLTAALGAALGTTAHAADLTFDGRQARAESAAKGSFVLHAPKGEVRIAAAPMRSQTGSVMFDALFALAQQEMDQDRVDAIRDPAFDEGRPVPCECFQTGARWPYVWTRDVSFAADLALAKLDPKRTRQSLQFKLSAARDGHTPGLFVAQDTGSGGSWPISSDRVVWFLAARHLLDDPAFAEQVWQALQGTLAQDRAMVFDAQMGLYRGETSFLDWREQTYPDWTREDVRFIGDSYALSTNVLHYQALRLAQQMAAQLDDERSEQYRAWADALAVQIDARFWREDMGQYMSYIGEAAHPVPYAKIDLLGLSLGILADVLPTERARRALAGYPMGAAGSPVVWPQEAQQPIYHNRAIWPFVSAYSLRAARKVDDAPRIAAEIRSLMQGAALAGSNMENYELVSQAVHVDEGALSGPVVNSERQLWSVAGYLSMVTEGVFGVQDDGRVQPKLPAELVPELFGKQKRISLEAGGKRYVLERPKQVGAGLLIAGKTRTRGTTTTVQLVAAPAAVSRDVPRADANARAPATPLAPQAKRSGKGWSVAVAAGQVLWQDGVAATASKGQVRVGDDGLQHCLSLTRREGALESLHSPMVCVGPQQVLRGSRQWQFNAARAGHVRLRLQYSNPNGPINTGVTAAVKQLAVQCKGRPPQRHTVTLPHSVAAQDSTAATFAVPKGRCTVTLEEGFNMSALQHFAHYTGGKGGRDGVLNQAQVQALKIAPVAAAEDAR comes from the coding sequence ATGCTGAAGATCATTTGCCTGACCGCTGCCCTGGGGGCAGCGCTGGGGACGACCGCGCACGCGGCCGACCTGACATTCGACGGCCGCCAGGCGCGCGCCGAATCCGCTGCCAAGGGCAGCTTCGTGCTGCATGCACCGAAGGGTGAGGTGCGCATCGCCGCCGCGCCCATGCGCAGCCAGACCGGCAGCGTGATGTTCGATGCGCTGTTCGCGCTGGCCCAGCAGGAAATGGACCAGGACCGGGTGGATGCCATCCGCGATCCGGCCTTCGACGAAGGCCGTCCGGTACCGTGCGAGTGCTTCCAGACCGGCGCGCGCTGGCCGTATGTGTGGACGCGTGACGTCAGCTTTGCAGCCGATCTGGCGCTGGCGAAGCTGGACCCGAAGCGCACCCGTCAGTCGCTGCAGTTCAAGTTGTCGGCTGCGCGCGACGGGCATACGCCCGGCCTGTTCGTGGCCCAGGACACCGGCTCCGGTGGCAGCTGGCCGATCAGCAGCGACCGCGTGGTGTGGTTCCTCGCTGCCCGACACCTGCTGGATGATCCTGCGTTTGCCGAGCAGGTCTGGCAGGCCCTGCAGGGCACATTGGCGCAGGACCGGGCGATGGTCTTCGACGCGCAGATGGGCCTGTATCGCGGCGAGACCTCGTTCCTTGACTGGCGCGAGCAGACCTATCCGGACTGGACGCGCGAGGACGTACGCTTCATCGGTGATTCCTACGCGCTGTCCACCAACGTGCTGCATTACCAGGCGCTGCGCCTGGCGCAGCAGATGGCCGCGCAGCTGGACGACGAGCGCAGCGAGCAGTACAGGGCCTGGGCCGATGCACTGGCGGTGCAGATCGACGCGCGCTTCTGGCGCGAAGACATGGGCCAGTACATGAGCTACATCGGCGAGGCGGCGCACCCGGTGCCGTACGCCAAGATCGATCTGCTCGGCCTGTCGCTGGGCATCCTCGCCGACGTGCTGCCCACTGAACGTGCGCGTCGTGCGCTGGCGGGCTATCCGATGGGCGCTGCCGGCAGCCCGGTGGTGTGGCCGCAGGAAGCGCAGCAGCCGATCTACCACAACCGTGCGATCTGGCCGTTCGTCAGCGCGTACTCGCTGCGCGCGGCGCGCAAGGTGGACGATGCGCCGCGCATCGCTGCCGAGATCCGCTCGCTGATGCAAGGGGCGGCGCTGGCAGGTTCCAACATGGAGAACTACGAGCTGGTCAGCCAGGCCGTGCACGTGGACGAAGGTGCGTTGAGCGGGCCGGTGGTCAACTCCGAGCGCCAGCTGTGGTCGGTGGCCGGCTATCTGTCGATGGTCACCGAAGGCGTGTTCGGCGTGCAGGACGACGGTCGCGTGCAGCCCAAGCTGCCGGCCGAGCTGGTGCCGGAGCTGTTCGGAAAGCAGAAGCGGATCAGTCTGGAGGCGGGCGGCAAGCGCTATGTGCTGGAGCGCCCGAAGCAGGTGGGCGCTGGCTTGTTGATCGCGGGAAAAACGCGTACGCGCGGCACCACGACCACCGTGCAGCTGGTCGCTGCGCCGGCAGCCGTGAGCCGTGATGTGCCGCGTGCCGATGCCAATGCACGGGCACCGGCCACGCCGCTGGCACCGCAGGCAAAGCGCAGTGGCAAGGGCTGGTCGGTCGCGGTGGCTGCCGGCCAGGTCCTCTGGCAGGACGGTGTCGCGGCCACGGCCAGCAAGGGCCAGGTGCGCGTCGGCGATGATGGCCTGCAGCACTGCCTGAGCCTGACCCGGCGTGAAGGTGCGCTGGAATCCCTGCACAGCCCGATGGTCTGCGTCGGCCCGCAGCAGGTGCTGCGGGGCAGCCGGCAATGGCAGTTCAATGCAGCCAGGGCGGGCCACGTGCGCCTGCGCCTGCAGTACAGCAACCCGAACGGCCCGATCAACACCGGTGTGACCGCGGCGGTGAAGCAGCTGGCCGTGCAGTGCAAGGGCCGCCCTCCGCAGCGGCACACGGTAACGCTGCCGCACAGCGTGGCGGCGCAGGACTCGACCGCGGCAACCTTCGCGGTACCCAAAGGCCGCTGCACGGTGACGCTGGAAGAGGGTTTCAACATGAGCGCGCTGCAGCACTTCGCGCATTACACCGGCGGCAAGGGTGGTCGTGATGGCGTGCTGAACCAGGCCCAGGTGCAGGCGCTGAAGATTGCGCCGGTGGCGGCAGCAGAGGACGCACGATGA
- a CDS encoding alpha-glucosidase family protein yields the protein MSHYPWWRGAVIYQIYPRSFLDANGDGVGDLPGIIQRLDHIAALGVDAIWISPFFRSPMADFGYDIADYRDVDPLFGSLDDFDRLLAKAHGLGLKVMIDQVLSHTSIEHAWFRESRQDRSNPKADWYVWVDPREDGTPPNNWLSLFGGGAWQWEPRREQYYLHNFLVDQPDLNFHHPEVQQATLDNVRFWLDRGVDGFRLDAINFCFHDAQLRDNPPKPADKRVGRGFSADNPYAYQYHYYNNTQPENLPFLEQLRALLDEYPGAVSLGEISSEDSLATTAEYTQDGRLHMGYSFELLVNDYSAAYIRDTVSRLEAAMTEGWPCWAVSNHDVERAVSRWGGHPADPRLARMLVALLCSLRGSVCLYQGEELGLAEAEVPFEALQDPYGITFWPNFKGRDGCRTPLPWIDAPLAGFTTGKPWLPIPAEHQAAAVAVQAQDPQSVLSAFRNFLAWRRTQPALLHGDIRFLDSAEPVLLFERMLADETLLLAFNLSAEAVSHPLPAGNWQQVAVPGPDAGTVQGNELQLPPRAVYCARRS from the coding sequence ATGTCGCACTATCCATGGTGGCGCGGAGCCGTCATCTACCAGATCTACCCGCGCAGTTTCCTCGACGCCAACGGCGACGGGGTAGGCGACCTGCCCGGCATCATCCAGCGCCTGGACCATATCGCCGCGCTGGGCGTGGATGCGATCTGGATCTCGCCGTTCTTCCGATCGCCGATGGCCGATTTCGGCTATGACATCGCCGACTACCGCGATGTCGATCCGCTGTTCGGCAGCCTGGACGACTTCGACCGGCTGCTGGCCAAGGCCCACGGCCTGGGCCTGAAGGTGATGATCGACCAGGTGCTCAGCCACACCTCGATCGAGCACGCCTGGTTCCGCGAGAGCCGCCAGGACCGCAGCAACCCGAAGGCGGACTGGTATGTGTGGGTGGATCCGCGCGAAGACGGCACGCCCCCCAACAACTGGCTGTCGCTGTTCGGCGGCGGTGCCTGGCAGTGGGAGCCGCGCCGCGAGCAGTACTACCTGCACAACTTCCTGGTGGACCAGCCGGACCTGAATTTCCACCACCCGGAGGTGCAGCAGGCGACCCTGGACAACGTGCGCTTCTGGCTGGACCGGGGTGTGGATGGCTTCCGCCTGGATGCGATCAACTTCTGCTTCCATGACGCGCAGCTGCGCGACAACCCGCCCAAGCCGGCCGACAAGCGCGTCGGCCGCGGCTTCAGCGCGGACAACCCGTACGCCTACCAGTACCACTATTACAACAACACCCAGCCGGAGAACCTGCCGTTCCTGGAGCAGCTGCGCGCCCTGCTGGACGAGTACCCGGGGGCGGTGAGCCTGGGCGAGATCTCCTCGGAGGATTCGCTGGCGACCACCGCCGAATACACCCAGGATGGCCGCCTGCACATGGGCTACAGCTTCGAGCTGCTGGTCAACGATTACAGCGCGGCCTACATCCGCGACACCGTTTCGCGCCTGGAAGCGGCGATGACCGAAGGCTGGCCGTGCTGGGCGGTGTCCAACCACGATGTGGAGCGGGCGGTCAGCCGCTGGGGTGGCCATCCGGCCGACCCTCGCCTGGCGCGGATGCTGGTGGCGCTGCTGTGTTCACTGCGTGGTTCGGTCTGCCTGTACCAGGGTGAGGAGCTGGGCCTGGCCGAGGCCGAAGTGCCGTTCGAGGCGCTGCAGGACCCGTATGGGATCACCTTCTGGCCCAACTTCAAGGGGCGCGACGGCTGCCGCACGCCGCTGCCGTGGATCGACGCGCCGCTGGCCGGCTTCACCACCGGCAAGCCGTGGCTGCCGATCCCGGCCGAGCACCAGGCGGCGGCCGTGGCGGTGCAGGCGCAGGATCCGCAGTCGGTGCTGTCGGCCTTCCGCAACTTCCTGGCCTGGCGCCGTACCCAGCCGGCGCTGCTGCACGGTGACATCCGGTTCCTGGACAGTGCCGAGCCAGTGCTGCTGTTCGAGCGTATGCTTGCAGATGAAACTCTCCTGCTGGCCTTCAACCTGTCGGCCGAAGCGGTGAGCCATCCGCTGCCGGCGGGCAACTGGCAACAGGTGGCTGTGCCGGGCCCGGATGCGGGGACGGTGCAGGGCAATGAACTGCAGCTGCCGCCGCGTGCGGTGTATTGCGCACGACGCAGCTGA